The genomic stretch GTTCTACAACTTTCTCCCTTTCCTCCTGATTTTCACCGCCAAGTTTAATATCAGTACCTCTGCCTGCCATATTTGTAGAAACAGTCACAGCTCCAATCGATCCAGCTTTTGAAACTATTTTAGCTTCCATTGCATCATTCTTCGCATTGAGTACTCGGCATTCTATTCCACCATCTCTCAAAGATAAAGCAAGGTATTCTGACTCTTCAACACTCGATGTGCCTATAAGGATTGGACGTCCAGTCTTGTGAACTTTTGATATTTCTTCAATTAAGGCTTTATATTTTGCTTCTAAATGAGTAAATATTATATCAGGAAGATCAATCCTTATATTTTCCCTATTTGTAGGAAGTAAAACTACGTTAAGGTCATAGAATTCTTTAAGCTCATCCGCTGCAGACAAGGCAGTTCCCGTCATTCCACTTATCTTTGGATATAGTCTTATAAAATTCTGAAGCGTGATTGACGCCATAATCTGACCTTTAGACTCAGGCAAAAATCCTTCTTTTACTTCAATTGCTTCCTGCAAACCATAAGGCCATCTTCTATTTTCTGCGATCCGCCCGGTAAATTCATCAATCAGCTCAATTTTACTATTTTTAATAATGTAATCGACATTACATTTCAAAAGCACATGAGCATGAAGCGCATTATTTATCTTGGTTATCAACCCAACATTTCTTTCATCAAAAAGATCTTGCAACCCTAAAGCACTTTCAATATATTCCATACCTTCATCAGTCAGAAATACATTTCTCTTATATTCATCTGTATTATAATGAACAATACGTTTTAACTCATTAATCAGGTCATTTATTTGCTTAAGGCTAATCTCATTCTCTTGAACTCCTCCAGCAATAACCAGTGGAATTCTTGCTTCATCTATAAGAATAGAATCCGCTTCATCTACTATTGCATAGTTGAAAGGTCTTTGAATTATATCATCTTTATTTATGATAAGAAAACTCCTAAGATAATCAAATCCTGCCTCTTTAGCCGTAACATAGGTGACATCGGAATCATATGCCCTTTTTCTTTCATTAATACTCATTCCTTCAACTATATAGCCCACAGATAGCCCAAGGAACCTAAACACAGGTCCCATCCATCCAGCATCTCTCTCTGCAAGGTAGTCATTAAATGTAAGTATATGAACTCCTTGCCCTTTTATTGCATTCAGGTAAGCCGGCAAAACTGCTGCTAGAGTCTTTCCTTCTCCAGTTTGCATTTCAACAAGTTTGCCTTGATTCATTGCTATTCCTGCAATTACTTGAACATCATAATGACGCATTCCTAAGACCCGCGCAGATGCTTCTCTTGCCAAAGCATATGCTTCAGGCATTATACTATCCATACTTTTTCCGTTTGCCAACTTAACTCTAAGTTCGAGTGACTTGCTTCTAAGCTGTTCATCTTCCATTAATTCAAGCTTGTAACCATTTATTTTTTCCAACGCATCATAATACTTTTCTACATTATATTCAATATTATCATTTTTAAGCATATTATACTTTTTCTTTAAATCTAAGAGCTTTTTGAACATAAAAATTCCCTCCTGGTAAATATACGTAAATTTAACACAACCATTTTCTAGTCGCTAAAATAGCAAATCATTTACCCGGAGCAAATCTCATTTGTTTTATTGTATGGAAGAGTATCAGAATTAAAGAATTCAAGAAAAACAGTATATCCAAAGACAATATGATATGATTGGATATTTGATTAGCTGAACTTGCTAAACTATGAGATATTATAAGTATGGTAACTACAAATACTATAAAGG from Acetivibrio cellulolyticus CD2 encodes the following:
- the secA2 gene encoding accessory Sec system translocase SecA2, whose protein sequence is MFKKLLDLKKKYNMLKNDNIEYNVEKYYDALEKINGYKLELMEDEQLRSKSLELRVKLANGKSMDSIMPEAYALAREASARVLGMRHYDVQVIAGIAMNQGKLVEMQTGEGKTLAAVLPAYLNAIKGQGVHILTFNDYLAERDAGWMGPVFRFLGLSVGYIVEGMSINERKRAYDSDVTYVTAKEAGFDYLRSFLIINKDDIIQRPFNYAIVDEADSILIDEARIPLVIAGGVQENEISLKQINDLINELKRIVHYNTDEYKRNVFLTDEGMEYIESALGLQDLFDERNVGLITKINNALHAHVLLKCNVDYIIKNSKIELIDEFTGRIAENRRWPYGLQEAIEVKEGFLPESKGQIMASITLQNFIRLYPKISGMTGTALSAADELKEFYDLNVVLLPTNRENIRIDLPDIIFTHLEAKYKALIEEISKVHKTGRPILIGTSSVEESEYLALSLRDGGIECRVLNAKNDAMEAKIVSKAGSIGAVTVSTNMAGRGTDIKLGGENQEEREKVVELGGLYVIGTNRHESLRIDFQLRGRAGRQGDPGSTQFFISMEDSLMVKYNLSELIPKKHMPKTQIEPINNQALVKIIAHAQRIIEGQNFEIRKNLVKYSLLLEDQRRIIYNLRRDALFDLLQLQLFKTRLKELYNKLLPQVGEEALVKAEKQVTLYYINKSWAEYLDYISYLKESIHLVNVGNKQPIHEFNRTIIEAFDNFTNDLKDEITSTLKAVNISKEGIDMDKEGLKAPTSTWTYLINDSAEQVGILPLCSNAGVAALNFPLLLVYGIFNRFYAKVKR